One Triticum dicoccoides isolate Atlit2015 ecotype Zavitan chromosome 4B, WEW_v2.0, whole genome shotgun sequence genomic window carries:
- the LOC119290826 gene encoding palmitoyltransferase Hip14-like isoform X1 — MSRLASELHRLRRSPWEVLCSALVSCGLVLFSQLAVAIVPRLLPSISLLAMLPVAGLVFLAAILVGRFWRRFIGVAASAPLFVLFNVLFLWGVYLFVIRRDTSSLLDMLINAECALLLWGLYRILSGDPGIVAYESSFLEEAGCKDFVDAICSSEKYPSLSRVRHCNCCKANVRGYDHHCPAFGNCIGQKNHRLFMALLTGFVVAESTYTMCSTKYITRCITSGTLITENHLSLNMVIGTILFSVLQVVWQVVFLIWHVCGICFNIRTDEWINWKKYPEFQMKEQPQSDFEVKFVNPYDKGMLCNIREFLKP; from the exons ATGAGCAGGCTGGCGTCGGAGCTCCACCGGTTGCGGAGGTCGCCATGGGAGGTGCTGTGCTCCGCGCTGGTATCATGCGGCCTGGTGCTCTTCTCGCAGCTCGCCGTGGCCATAGTGCCCCGCCTCCTCCCATCCATCTCCCTCCTCGCCATGCTCCCCGTCGCAG GTTTGGTATTCCTGGCGGCTATTCTGGTGGGCAGGTTCTGGAGGAGGTTCATCGGAGTGGCCGCGTCGGCGCCGCTGTTCGTGCTGTTCAATGTGCTGTTTTTGTGGGGCGTCTACCTATTCGTCATCCGGAGAG ATACCTCTTCTCTACTAGACATGCTGATTAATGCTGAGTGTGCACTGCTTCTGTGGGGACTTTACAG gattctttctggtgatccCGGCATTGTTGCATACGAATCTTCATTTTTGGAAGAGGCTGGCTGCAAGGATTTCGTGGATGCTATATGCTCGAGTGAG AAGTACCCATCACTCTCAAGGGTGAGGCATTGTAACTGTTGCAAAGCAAATGTTAGAGGTTATGACCACCATTGCCCTGCATTTGGTAATTGCATAG GACAGAAAAATCATAGGTTATTTATGGCACTTCTGACAGGATTTGTTGTTGCTGAATCGACATATACAATGTGTTCAACTAAAT ATATAACTAGATGCATAACCTCAGGAACTTTAATAACTGAG AATCATTTGTCTCTAAACATGGTGATCGGCACAATTCTCTTCTCAGTCCTCCAAGTGGTATGGCAG GTTGTGTTCCTGATATGGCATGTGTGCGGCATCTGCTTCAACATCAGGACGGATGAGTGG ATAAACTGGAAGAAATATCCTGAATTCCAAATGAAGGAACAGCCTCAGTCAG ATTTTGAAGTCAAGTTTGTCAATCCATACGACAAAGGCATGCTTTGTAACATTAGGGAGTTCCTGAAGCCGTAA
- the LOC119290826 gene encoding palmitoyltransferase akr1-like isoform X2, whose amino-acid sequence MSRLASELHRLRRSPWEVLCSALVSCGLVLFSQLAVAIVPRLLPSISLLAMLPVAGLVFLAAILVGRFWRRFIGVAASAPLFVLFNVLFLWGVYLFVIRRDTSSLLDMLINAECALLLWGLYRILSGDPGIVAYESSFLEEAGCKDFVDAICSSEKYPSLSRVRHCNCCKANVRGYDHHCPAFGNCIGQKNHRLFMALLTGFVVAESTYTMCSTKYITRCITSGTLITENHLSLNMVIGTILFSVLQVVWQVVFLIWHVCGICFNIRTDEWVMSNFPCFGLFLHQLQVVFSFAVSYS is encoded by the exons ATGAGCAGGCTGGCGTCGGAGCTCCACCGGTTGCGGAGGTCGCCATGGGAGGTGCTGTGCTCCGCGCTGGTATCATGCGGCCTGGTGCTCTTCTCGCAGCTCGCCGTGGCCATAGTGCCCCGCCTCCTCCCATCCATCTCCCTCCTCGCCATGCTCCCCGTCGCAG GTTTGGTATTCCTGGCGGCTATTCTGGTGGGCAGGTTCTGGAGGAGGTTCATCGGAGTGGCCGCGTCGGCGCCGCTGTTCGTGCTGTTCAATGTGCTGTTTTTGTGGGGCGTCTACCTATTCGTCATCCGGAGAG ATACCTCTTCTCTACTAGACATGCTGATTAATGCTGAGTGTGCACTGCTTCTGTGGGGACTTTACAG gattctttctggtgatccCGGCATTGTTGCATACGAATCTTCATTTTTGGAAGAGGCTGGCTGCAAGGATTTCGTGGATGCTATATGCTCGAGTGAG AAGTACCCATCACTCTCAAGGGTGAGGCATTGTAACTGTTGCAAAGCAAATGTTAGAGGTTATGACCACCATTGCCCTGCATTTGGTAATTGCATAG GACAGAAAAATCATAGGTTATTTATGGCACTTCTGACAGGATTTGTTGTTGCTGAATCGACATATACAATGTGTTCAACTAAAT ATATAACTAGATGCATAACCTCAGGAACTTTAATAACTGAG AATCATTTGTCTCTAAACATGGTGATCGGCACAATTCTCTTCTCAGTCCTCCAAGTGGTATGGCAG GTTGTGTTCCTGATATGGCATGTGTGCGGCATCTGCTTCAACATCAGGACGGATGAGTGGGTAATGTCAAATTTCCCATGCTTTGGACTCTTTCTTCACCAATTGCAGGTCGTCTTCTCGTTTGCTGTTTCTTATAGCTAA